From Streptomyces sp. NBC_00237, a single genomic window includes:
- a CDS encoding anthranilate synthase component I, which translates to MDLETFRKLAADRRVIPVGRTLLADGDTPVGLYRKLAAERPGTFLLESAENGRSWSRYSFVGVRSAATLTARDGRAHWIGMPPVGVPTDGDPLEALRATVEALHTPRDLAGDLPPFTGGMVGYLGYDIVRRLEKIGEHGDDELRLPELTMLLTSDLAVLDHRYGTVLLIANAINHNDLDTGVDEAYADAVARLDAMEADLSRAVPTAPAALPPSEVPVYTEKWGGEAYQAAVEDVKERIRAGEAFQVVPSQRFEMPCSASALDVYRVLRATNPSPYMYLFRFDGFDVVGSSPEALVKVEDGRAMVHPIAGTRHRGATPQEDQALADELMADPKERAEHLMLVDLGRNDLGRVCEPGSVEVVDFMSIERYSHVMHIVSTVTGQVAAGRSAFDVLTACFPAGTLSGAPKPRAMQIIEELEPTRRGLYGGCVGYLDFAGDSDTAIAIRTALLRDGTAYVQAGAGVVADSDPVAEDQECRNKAAAVLRAVHTANRLGH; encoded by the coding sequence ATGGATCTGGAGACCTTCCGCAAGCTGGCGGCGGACCGCCGCGTCATCCCCGTCGGCCGCACGCTCCTCGCGGACGGCGACACCCCCGTCGGGCTCTACCGCAAGCTCGCCGCCGAACGCCCCGGCACCTTCCTCCTGGAGTCCGCCGAGAACGGCAGGTCCTGGTCCCGCTACTCCTTCGTCGGCGTCCGCAGCGCCGCCACCCTCACCGCCCGGGACGGCCGCGCCCACTGGATCGGCATGCCCCCCGTCGGCGTACCCACGGACGGCGACCCGCTCGAAGCACTCCGGGCGACCGTCGAGGCCCTGCACACGCCGCGCGACCTGGCCGGTGACCTGCCGCCGTTCACCGGCGGCATGGTCGGCTACCTCGGGTACGACATCGTGCGCCGCCTGGAGAAGATCGGCGAGCACGGCGACGACGAACTCCGGCTGCCCGAGCTGACGATGCTGCTCACCTCGGACCTCGCGGTACTCGACCACCGGTACGGCACCGTGCTGCTGATCGCCAACGCCATCAACCACAACGACCTCGACACGGGTGTCGACGAGGCGTACGCGGACGCCGTCGCCCGGCTCGACGCGATGGAGGCCGACCTGTCCCGGGCCGTCCCGACCGCGCCCGCCGCGCTGCCGCCGTCCGAGGTCCCGGTCTACACGGAGAAGTGGGGCGGTGAGGCGTACCAGGCGGCCGTCGAGGACGTCAAGGAGCGGATCAGGGCGGGCGAGGCATTCCAGGTCGTACCCTCGCAGCGGTTCGAAATGCCGTGCAGCGCAAGCGCGTTGGACGTCTACCGGGTACTGCGGGCGACCAATCCCTCGCCGTACATGTACCTCTTCCGGTTCGACGGCTTCGACGTCGTCGGGTCGAGCCCGGAGGCCCTGGTCAAGGTCGAGGACGGGCGGGCCATGGTGCACCCCATCGCGGGGACCCGGCACCGGGGCGCCACCCCGCAGGAGGACCAGGCGCTCGCCGACGAGCTGATGGCCGACCCCAAGGAGCGGGCCGAGCACCTGATGCTGGTGGACCTCGGCAGGAACGACCTCGGGCGGGTGTGCGAGCCGGGGTCGGTCGAGGTCGTGGACTTCATGTCGATCGAGCGGTACTCGCACGTCATGCACATCGTGTCGACGGTGACCGGGCAGGTCGCGGCGGGCCGGAGCGCCTTCGACGTGCTGACCGCCTGCTTCCCGGCGGGGACGCTGTCGGGCGCGCCCAAGCCGCGCGCCATGCAGATCATCGAGGAGCTGGAGCCGACGCGGCGGGGGCTGTACGGGGGGTGCGTCGGCTATCTCGACTTCGCGGGCGACTCCGACACCGCGATCGCCATCCGTACGGCGCTGCTGCGGGACGGCACCGCGTACGTGCAGGCCGGGGCAGGGGTCGTCGCCGATTCGGACCCCGTCGCCGAGGACCAGGAGTGCCGCAACAAGGCGGCCGCGGTGCTGCGGGCGGTGCACACGGCGAACAGGCTCGGGCACTGA
- the hisI gene encoding phosphoribosyl-AMP cyclohydrolase: MSTPAPHSTPDRASGLDPAVAARLKRTADGLVPAVAQQYDTGEVLMLGWMDDEALHRTLTTGRCTYWSRSRQEYWVKGDTSGHVQHVKSVALDCDGDTLLVKVDQTGAACHTGERTCFDADVLLDTPGK, from the coding sequence ATGAGTACGCCCGCACCCCACAGCACTCCCGACCGCGCCAGCGGCCTCGACCCCGCCGTCGCCGCCCGCCTCAAGCGCACCGCCGACGGCCTCGTCCCCGCCGTCGCCCAGCAGTACGACACCGGCGAGGTCCTGATGCTCGGCTGGATGGACGACGAGGCCCTGCACCGCACGCTGACCACCGGCCGGTGCACCTACTGGTCGCGCAGCCGCCAGGAGTACTGGGTCAAGGGCGACACCTCGGGACACGTCCAGCACGTGAAGTCCGTCGCGCTGGACTGCGACGGCGACACCCTCCTCGTGAAGGTCGACCAGACCGGCGCCGCCTGCCACACGGGCGAGCGCACCTGCTTCGACGCCGACGTGCTTCTCGACACCCCGGGCAAGTAG
- a CDS encoding TIGR03085 family metal-binding protein — protein sequence MSTHAKRERLLLADLLEAAGPDAPTLCEGWNARDLAAHVVVRERRSDAAAGLLVPALRSRLERVQAEFAAKPYEELVQLIRTGPPRRSPYALKQVDEAANTVEFYVHAEDVRRAQAEWTPRELDPVFSDALWARVERMARVLGRKSPVGLVLRRPDGQTAVARRGTPVVTVTGEPGELVLFVFGRQEQAAVEIEGDKEAILRLHNTPLGL from the coding sequence ATGTCGACCCATGCCAAGCGTGAACGACTCCTTCTCGCCGACCTGTTGGAGGCCGCGGGCCCCGACGCCCCGACCCTCTGCGAGGGCTGGAACGCGCGGGACCTCGCCGCCCACGTGGTGGTCCGCGAACGCCGCTCGGACGCGGCGGCGGGCCTGCTCGTGCCCGCGCTGCGGAGCAGGCTGGAGCGCGTCCAGGCCGAATTCGCCGCGAAGCCGTACGAGGAACTGGTGCAGCTCATCCGGACCGGTCCGCCGCGCCGGTCCCCGTACGCCCTGAAGCAGGTGGACGAGGCGGCGAACACGGTGGAGTTCTACGTCCACGCGGAGGACGTGCGGCGGGCTCAGGCGGAGTGGACGCCGAGGGAACTCGACCCGGTGTTCTCGGACGCGCTGTGGGCGCGGGTGGAGAGGATGGCCCGTGTCCTGGGGCGGAAATCGCCGGTGGGCCTGGTTCTGCGTCGCCCGGACGGGCAGACGGCGGTCGCCCGTCGCGGCACACCGGTGGTGACGGTCACCGGCGAACCCGGCGAGCTGGTCCTCTTCGTTTTCGGCCGTCAGGAGCAGGCTGCGGTGGAAATCGAGGGCGACAAGGAAGCAATCCTCCGCCTCCACAACACCCCCCTCGGCCTCTAA